The DNA window CGGCCTGCTTGGGCGAGAGGGGCGTGAGCCTGACGCCCAGCTTGTCCAGGTGCAGGCGCGCCACCTTCTCGTCGAGCACCTTGGGCAGCGTGTAGACCTTCTTCTCGTAGCTGTCGGCCTTCTCGTGAAGCTCGATCTGCGCCATCACCTGGTTGGTGAAGCTGGCGCTCATCACGAACGACGGGTGGCCCGTGGCGCAGCCCAGGTTGAGCAGGCGGCCCTCGGCCAGGATCATCACGCTGTGGCCGTCCGGGAACACGTACTCGTCGTACTGCGGCTTGATGTTGATGCGCTGCACGTCGTCGCCCATCTTCTTCAGCCCGGCCATGTCGATCTCGTTGTCGAAGTGGCCGATGTTGCCCACGATGGCCTTGTCCTTCATCCGCGCCATGTCGTGCGCCGTGATGATGTCCTTGTTGCCCGTGGCGGTGATGAAGATGTCGGCCGTCTCCACCACGTCCTCGAGCGTGGCGACCTGGTAGCCCTCCATGGCGGCCTGGAGCGCGCAGATGGGGTCGATCTCGGTGATGATCACGCGGGCGCCCTGGCCGCGCAGCGACTGCGCGCAGCCCTTGCCCACGTCGCCGTAGCCGCAGATCACGGCGACCTTGCCGGCGAGCATCACGTCGCTGGCGCGCAGGATGCCGTCGGTGAGCGAGTGGCGGCAGCCGTACAGGTTGTCGAACTTGCTCTTGGTGACCGAGTCGTTGACGTTGATGGCCGGGAAGAGCAGCGTGCCGGCTTCCATCATCTGGTACAGGCGGTGCACGCCCGTGGTCGTCTCTTCCGACACGCCGCGCAGCTCGGCGGCCACGTCGGTCCAGCGGGTGGGCGTCTCGCTCACGGTCTGGCGGAGGAGGTCGAGGATCACGCCCCACTCCTCGCTGTCGTTCTCGGCGTCGAAGGCCGGCACCACGCCGGTCTTCTCGTACTCCACGCCCTTGTGCACCAGCAGGGTGGCGTCGCCGCCGTCGTCGAGCAGCAGGTTGGGGCCGCTGCCGTCGGGCCAGCGCAGCGCCTGGTCGGTGCACCACCAGTATTCGGGCAGCGTCTCGCCCTTCCACGCGAACACCGGCACGCCGGCGGGCTCCTGCTCGGTGCCGTGCGGGCCCACGACGACGGCCGCGGCGGCGTGGTCCTGCGTGCTGAAGATGTTGCAGCTCACCCAGCGCACGTCCGCGCCCAGGTCCACCAGCGTCTCGATGAGCACGGCGGTCTGCACGGTCATGTGCAGCGAGCCCATGATCTTGGCGCCGGCCAGCGGGTTCCGGCCCTTGTACTCGGCGCGGAGCGCCATCAGGCCCGGCATCTCGTGCTCGGCCAGGCGGATCTCCTTGCGGCCGAACTCGGCCAGCGACATGTCCGCGACCTTGTACGGCTCGCGGCCGGCTTCCAGCGACGCTGCGAAGGGATTTGCCATCTCGGCGATTGCGCTCATGGTGCTCCTTGGTTGATGAGGTTTCCGGCGGTGCTGCGTTGGGTCGGGTCCGTCTCTTCTGCTCGGTGGTGAGAGCGTTCGTTTTGTAATCGAGCGCTCTCCCTCTCGATCTACATCTCGGTCAGCCGCCGTTCGGGCGGGATGCGGATGCGGGAGATGCGGCGCCTGCCCGCTGGTCCGCCCCGTTCCGCCGCGCGGAGGCGGCGAAGAGCGTGGGACCCTTGGCGGCGGGGTCGGCCGGGAGCGGGCGGTAGCGCGCGGCGGCGAAGCCCGCGTCCGCCATCCACCCCGCCATCCGCTCCTCCGCGAAGCCCTGCCACAGGTGCCCCATGGTCTGGCGGTACTCGTCGCGGTCGTGCGGCATCATGTCGACCACGAGCAGCCGTCCGCCCGGCTTCAGCGCCCGGTGTGCCTCGGCGATGGCGGCGCCGGGCTCGGGCACGTAGTGGAGGACGAGGAAGAGGATCGCCGCGTCCAGCTCGCCGTCGCCCGCGGGCAGCGCCTCCAGGTCGCCGCCGCGCACCTCCACCTGCGGGAGCTTGCCCAGCCGCTCGCGCGCGGACCGCAGCATCGCGGGCGAGTTGTCCACCGCGACCACGCGCTCCACGAACGGCGCCAGCGACTCGCTCACCTGCCCCGTGCCGCACCCCAGGTCGCCCACCGTCCACCGGTCGTCCAGCAGGCCCAAGAGGCCCAGCAGGTCGGCGCGCTGCCCGAACAGCTCGGCGCGCATCCGGTCCCACTGCCCCGCGGCGGACGAGAAGAACGCCTGCGACTTGGTCTGCCGCTGGGCCAGCACGCTCAGGACGCGCTGGGCGTCCTGCTCGGCCGTGGGCAGCGCCGCGGCCTGTTCGCGCACCAGCTGCCAGAGCTTCCGCGCCGGCGGGTCCAGCCGGTCGGCCACCATGCGGTAGCGGCGGCTCGTTCCCTCCGCGCGCGAGACGATCCAGCCCTCGTCGCCCAGCAGCTTGAGGTGGCGGCTTACCGTGCTCTGCGGCAGCTGCAGCACCGCGCACAGCTCGCTCACCGTCAGCTCGTACCGCTCCAGCACGAGGAGCAGGCGGCTGCGGGTGGTGTCGGACAGGGCCGACATCCGGTCGAAGATCGTGGCTGGGCGCTGGTTCATTTCATCCGTTCATCCGTTCATCCGGATTGAATGTTATAAGTCCCGTGGGCCGATGTCAACCAACTCGTCTCGCGCGAGCAGCACGACAGGTGGGATGGAACGGCAGAGGGGGCGCCGAACGTTTGCTTGCAGCTGTGCAATGCGTCGGCTAACGTGCTTGTAACGTCATGTGCTGCAACAGATACGCCGTATTGGAGATTCCGATGCGGCGCAAGGAGAGGGTCCACAGTGGATGCCTCTCCCATCTGTGCCGCAACCGCGGCGCGGGCTCCACTCCTTCGTGAGGGAGGGCATCATGCGTAAGCTTCGGCTCGCCAGTGAAGACCTGAGCGTCGAGACGTTCGACGCGGGCGCGGCGGAGGGCTCGGCCGGGACTGTCCACGGGCAGGGCGACCTGGGGGCGCGGTTCGCCACCCATCTCCCGGACTGCAATCCCGACGTGACCACCGTCTTCACCGGCGCCTGCGTCCGGAACTGTCACCCGTAGCCCAGCCGGGGCAACACTTCCCTTCTTATAGCGAGGTGGGTCGATGAGGAAGAAGCTGATGCTCGATGCGGATGCCCTGTCTGTCGCCTCGTTCGTTACGGGCGAGGCGGGGAGCGCGAACGGCACGGTGCGAGGGCAGGCGGCGGATGCGTGGGCGGCCATCGTCACGCGTACCAACTGCCTCACCACTCCCTGCTGCCCCGCCTCGGTCACCTGCCTCACGCAGGCGTCCGTCTGCAGGTAACGCTGGGTGGCCGTGGATCCACGGCTCAACGACTTCCTGGGCGGAAAGTAGACCCGGGACAAAGGAGGGCCGCCGCGCTTTCTGCGCGGCGG is part of the Longimicrobiaceae bacterium genome and encodes:
- the ahcY gene encoding adenosylhomocysteinase gives rise to the protein MSAIAEMANPFAASLEAGREPYKVADMSLAEFGRKEIRLAEHEMPGLMALRAEYKGRNPLAGAKIMGSLHMTVQTAVLIETLVDLGADVRWVSCNIFSTQDHAAAAVVVGPHGTEQEPAGVPVFAWKGETLPEYWWCTDQALRWPDGSGPNLLLDDGGDATLLVHKGVEYEKTGVVPAFDAENDSEEWGVILDLLRQTVSETPTRWTDVAAELRGVSEETTTGVHRLYQMMEAGTLLFPAINVNDSVTKSKFDNLYGCRHSLTDGILRASDVMLAGKVAVICGYGDVGKGCAQSLRGQGARVIITEIDPICALQAAMEGYQVATLEDVVETADIFITATGNKDIITAHDMARMKDKAIVGNIGHFDNEIDMAGLKKMGDDVQRINIKPQYDEYVFPDGHSVMILAEGRLLNLGCATGHPSFVMSASFTNQVMAQIELHEKADSYEKKVYTLPKVLDEKVARLHLDKLGVRLTPLSPKQADYLGVPVDGPYKPDHYRY
- a CDS encoding metalloregulator ArsR/SmtB family transcription factor; amino-acid sequence: MNQRPATIFDRMSALSDTTRSRLLLVLERYELTVSELCAVLQLPQSTVSRHLKLLGDEGWIVSRAEGTSRRYRMVADRLDPPARKLWQLVREQAAALPTAEQDAQRVLSVLAQRQTKSQAFFSSAAGQWDRMRAELFGQRADLLGLLGLLDDRWTVGDLGCGTGQVSESLAPFVERVVAVDNSPAMLRSARERLGKLPQVEVRGGDLEALPAGDGELDAAILFLVLHYVPEPGAAIAEAHRALKPGGRLLVVDMMPHDRDEYRQTMGHLWQGFAEERMAGWMADAGFAAARYRPLPADPAAKGPTLFAASARRNGADQRAGAASPASASRPNGG